A DNA window from Amycolatopsis sp. DSM 110486 contains the following coding sequences:
- a CDS encoding TetR/AcrR family transcriptional regulator, with the protein MPKVLGGSLEAHRREVRARVFEVLRAQLYERGFDAITLAGVAAEAGLGRTALYNHFPDKESLLVAFVEDEAARYVERLRAAVEAETDPIAQLATFVRLQLRVLAEHHLPPGGALESALAPAAYRRISAHADPITGQLRAVLLAGVDAGSWPAQDVDVVVPMITAALGTRQVIDVPAERLAGVIEAAVRFVLQAVGSSELPDHRPI; encoded by the coding sequence GTGCCGAAGGTACTCGGCGGCTCGCTCGAAGCGCACCGGCGCGAGGTTCGCGCGCGGGTGTTCGAGGTGCTGCGCGCGCAGCTGTACGAGCGTGGCTTCGACGCGATCACGCTCGCCGGCGTCGCCGCCGAGGCCGGGCTGGGCCGCACCGCGCTGTACAACCACTTCCCCGACAAGGAAAGCCTGCTCGTCGCGTTCGTCGAGGATGAGGCGGCGCGCTACGTCGAGCGGCTGCGCGCGGCCGTGGAAGCCGAGACGGACCCGATCGCGCAGCTGGCGACGTTCGTCCGGCTGCAGTTGCGCGTGCTCGCCGAGCACCACCTGCCGCCCGGCGGCGCGCTGGAGTCGGCGCTCGCACCCGCGGCCTACCGGCGCATCAGCGCCCACGCCGACCCGATCACCGGGCAGCTGCGCGCGGTACTGCTCGCCGGCGTCGACGCGGGCAGCTGGCCCGCGCAGGACGTGGACGTGGTGGTCCCCATGATCACCGCGGCGCTGGGGACGCGGCAGGTGATCGACGTGCCCGCCGAGCGGCTGGCCGGCGTGATCGAGGCGGCCGTGCGGTTCGTCTTGCAGGCTGTCGGTTCGAGTGAACTTCCGGATCACCGTCCGATTTAG